The following is a genomic window from Amycolatopsis sp. BJA-103.
ATCCCTCCCTGTCCCGCAACTCGGCGGCGTGGTGATCCGTCCTACGGCAGTGAGCTTCGACGGGGTTGCGGGTGCTTCAAGATCGCGGTCAGGTCCGCGGTGCCCCCTGCGACAGCGTGGGCGAGTTCGGTGAGCCGGTGGTGGTGAGTGCGGGCATAGCCGCGTAGCCGGGTGAAGGCCTCGTCCATCGAGACCTGACCGTGCTCGGCGAGCACACCCTTGGCCTGTTCGATCACGACACGGCTGTCCAGCGCGGTTTGCAACTGCCCGGTGAGCTGGTCCCCGCGTTCGATGCTGCGCTGCTGCAGGATGCCGATGGTGGCGACGTCGGCCAGGGCCTGCCCGAGTTCGATGTCGTCGCGATCCGGGCCGCCGATACCGGTGTCCAAGAGCGTCATGACGCCGACGACCTGGTCTCGCAGCCGCATCGGCAGGGCATGGGCGGCGCGGAACCCGCACTCCGCGGCCGCGGCGGTGAACCTCGGCCAGCGGTGTGCCTCGGCAGACAGGTCCGCGCTGGACACCGGGGCGCCGCTGCGGACGCAGTCGATGCACGGCCCGTCATCGGTCTGCACCGCGAACAGCCCCAGCAACTCGGCTCGCTGCGAGGAGGTGGCCGCGACCTGCAAGCCCCCGTTGGAATCGAGCAGGATCACTCCGGCCGCGGAAACACCGAGCAGGTCGACGCATTGCTCGGTGAGCATGCTCAGGAAGTCGGCGATGTCGAAGTCGGCCACCAGGGTGTCGGCGAGGCTGACGAACGTGCGGGACACCTGTCGCTCCCGGTCATGCGACGTTTGCTGCACCGAGTCCGGGGTCTGGGACATGAGCTGCGCTCCTCTGTCTTTTCACGGGGTCACGACCGGGAGACATCGGTCGGGGCGGTCAGCAGGGTGTGCGGATCCAGGGCCATGGTCGCCACATCTCGCGCGATATCGGACAACCGGCGGCGGTGCGCGTGGGCGTAGCCGCGCAGCGCGAGGTACGCCTGGTGCATGTCCAACCCGCCGGCTTCGGCCAGAACACCCTTGGCCTGCTCGACGACGGTGCGGTGATGCAAGGCCGCTTGCAACTGCTCGGACACGATCTCGTCGTGCCGGATCGCGCGATGCTGCAGGATCCCGATGGTGGCGATGTCGGCGAGCGACTGTCCCAAGGCGACACTGGTGTCGTCGATGGCTACCGGTTTGGTGCCCAGCAGCGTCAAGGCGCCGATGACGTCGTCACGGAGCCGCATCGGCACCGCACACGCCGCACGGAAGCCCGCGTTGACCGCCGCCGGCGCGAAATCGGGCCATCGTTCGAGGTCGGCGGAGAGATCGGCCGAGGCCACCATCACGCCGCTGTCAACGCAGTCCAGACAAGGGCCCTGCTGGGTTTGCGCGGCGAAGACCTCGATCAGCTCGGCCTGTTCGGACGACCCGGCCGTGGGCCGCCATCCGCCTCGCTGATCGGACAGGATCACCGCGGCGGCGTCGACGTTGAGCAAGTCGACGGCCCGTTCGGTGAGCAGACCGAGGAAATCGAGCACATCGAAGTCCGCGACCAATGTGTCCGCCAACGACACGAACGTGTCGGCGACTGTTTGCTCCCGGTCGGTGGTCATCTCGTGGGACTCTCCCTCAGTGGGCATTGTTGCCGTCCTCGGTATCGGTGAAGCGCAGGGAACGCTCGACGACCTGTTGGGCGACATCGGCCAGGGGAACGCCGTGGGTGAAGGCATAGCCGCGGAGTCGCATCAACGCCACCTCCGTGGTCGAACCCAGCTGGACCTGCACCATCCCCGCTGCCTGATGCACCTGGACGTGCGGATCCGCCAGCCAGCTCACATCGTCGACGCTGTGACCGTCCAGGTCGTCCACGACCCCTTGGGTGGCCAGGTCGCTCAGGATCAGCGCGTCGGCCAGTTCGACCCGGGTGAGGGGGCCGGCCGTGTCGCGATAGAGATCCAGCGATCCCAGCCGCGCCACCCCGACCTGCAACGGGAAGGAGAACACCGCCGCCGCGCCCAGCTCGCACGCGGCGGGCGTGAACGCGGGCCACCGCGCCAGCTCCGCCGCCAGATCGGCGACCAGCACGGGTCCGCCGGTCGCGAAGGCGTCCAGGCACGGCCCTTCTCCCACAGTGAGCTGTAGATCTTCCAGCCCGGCGCTCACCGGATTCGTCGCATGCACCAGACCACGGCTCTGACGCCTGTCGCCATTGCCGTTTCCAGTGGGCATCTCGGCCAGCACGGTCGCCCCAGCGCCGGTGACGGACAACTCCACCACACAACGACCGCACGCC
Proteins encoded in this region:
- a CDS encoding GAF and ANTAR domain-containing protein, whose product is MSQTPDSVQQTSHDRERQVSRTFVSLADTLVADFDIADFLSMLTEQCVDLLGVSAAGVILLDSNGGLQVAATSSQRAELLGLFAVQTDDGPCIDCVRSGAPVSSADLSAEAHRWPRFTAAAAECGFRAAHALPMRLRDQVVGVMTLLDTGIGGPDRDDIELGQALADVATIGILQQRSIERGDQLTGQLQTALDSRVVIEQAKGVLAEHGQVSMDEAFTRLRGYARTHHHRLTELAHAVAGGTADLTAILKHPQPRRSSLP
- a CDS encoding GAF and ANTAR domain-containing protein — protein: MPTEGESHEMTTDREQTVADTFVSLADTLVADFDVLDFLGLLTERAVDLLNVDAAAVILSDQRGGWRPTAGSSEQAELIEVFAAQTQQGPCLDCVDSGVMVASADLSADLERWPDFAPAAVNAGFRAACAVPMRLRDDVIGALTLLGTKPVAIDDTSVALGQSLADIATIGILQHRAIRHDEIVSEQLQAALHHRTVVEQAKGVLAEAGGLDMHQAYLALRGYAHAHRRRLSDIARDVATMALDPHTLLTAPTDVSRS
- a CDS encoding GAF and ANTAR domain-containing protein; protein product: MVENRRQRLQALLAADRAAKPASVVSLACGRCVVELSVTGAGATVLAEMPTGNGNGDRRQSRGLVHATNPVSAGLEDLQLTVGEGPCLDAFATGGPVLVADLAAELARWPAFTPAACELGAAAVFSFPLQVGVARLGSLDLYRDTAGPLTRVELADALILSDLATQGVVDDLDGHSVDDVSWLADPHVQVHQAAGMVQVQLGSTTEVALMRLRGYAFTHGVPLADVAQQVVERSLRFTDTEDGNNAH